The genomic interval ATAATTTCCTCCTAATTTATTAAAATAAAAAAGAGGGATATTTCACAATAATATGATACCCTCTTTAATTAAATTTATCAATCACAATTTGGATAGACTTCGTGAAATAATTTTTTACTAACTTTTCCAGATGAGATACATTCTTTATGGATCCCTTTTCTAATTGCCATATGATTAATTTCTTTAATCTTTCTATAAGCTGTAGATATTGAGACATTTAACATTATGCTCACTTCATTAACAGTGTATACTAAGCATTTTACTTCCATAGTTATTTCTCCTTATTTATTATCTTTAGTTGATTTATTATTCATATATTTTTAAATTTTGTTCCCTAATTGTTTAAGGTTTGTTCATTCTTTATCTTCCCAATTGTTGAAGTTATCACAATTTCTACATATAAGTGAAAATCTATTTTGACAGTTATCGCATATTTTAGCTTTTTGCCAAATTATTAATTTATCTCTTTTAAGTTCGTTTTCTTTAGTTGTCCAATATCTCATTGAAGCTAAAGTACATATTTTTATAAAATTGTCATTTGTTATCTTTTTAGCTTTTTTATTAGTTTGTGCTTCTCTAATGATTCTTAAAGGATAGTAAGTTTTTTCTAATGGAATCTTACCACTTTTATCTATTTGTATTTTTTTATTAACTATTATTATTCCGAATCTTTCTGGAATTAATTCTATACAATCTTCTAATTTTTCTGGTATTACATAGAAAGTTTTTTTTATATTATCACACTCATGAGAATGCTTCTTTTGAAAATCTTTTTTTAAATCTGATTTGCTAATTTTCAATTCAAACTCTATTAAATAATATGAGTTAGTAACAACAACTACATCACATTCATGGCTAACTACTCCACTATTTCTAGAAAGTTTTGTTGTTATTATTTTTGCCGAATTAAAATAGTGTTTATTGATAGCATATTCAAGTTCTTTTGTAGTCATATTTTCCCCTAGCTTAATTATATATTTTCATTTTAACGCTAAAACCAATAAATTTAACTTTAACTACAAGATATTTTAATTTTTTAGTATTCTTTATAAATTTATATCTAATCTGGTAATTTTTTACTTCTCTATTAATTCCTAGTCTTTTGATTATTTGATTTAGCCAATATTTATTATTTGGAAATTTTTCCATCATTTCACCTCTTAATATTTCTT from Cetobacterium somerae carries:
- a CDS encoding helix-turn-helix domain-containing protein, which gives rise to MEVKCLVYTVNEVSIMLNVSISTAYRKIKEINHMAIRKGIHKECISSGKVSKKLFHEVYPNCD